The Sediminispirochaeta bajacaliforniensis DSM 16054 genome includes a region encoding these proteins:
- a CDS encoding ATP-dependent 6-phosphofructokinase has translation MPDNFDFSVPSLGEPNIQSPIKMSTVKGDSIANYVSDSERILFEIDAAAGDTRGPFKTEELLERAGPREKVYFNPAHVHAAVVTCGGLCPGLNNVVRAIVRCLWYSYGIKRITGIKNGYRGFLSESNFSTLELDPEYVDDIQARGGTVLGSARGGGDRVGEIADAIERLNINMLFTIGGDGTQRGALEIAEELERRALRVSVIGIPKTIDNDLSFIQRSFGFETAVEKAVDVVRGAHVEAHDTINGIGLVKVMGRESGFIAAYAALAMSDVNFCLIPESPFDLDGPNGLLESLRKRLLDRNHAVILVAEGAGQELVSETGETDLSGNKRLADIGVFLKEKIKAYFKSIDMEVNIKYIDPSYIIRSSPANPNDSIYCSRLGAHAVHAAMAGKTKTLMSMVNNTFVHLPMRVAVSKRKHVNTEGSLWRDVVENTRQPVNMCDKGEKTHEKGMKQEGKK, from the coding sequence ATGCCAGATAATTTTGATTTTTCCGTTCCCTCGCTTGGTGAACCCAATATACAGTCGCCGATTAAAATGTCGACGGTCAAAGGTGATTCCATTGCCAACTATGTCAGTGATTCCGAGCGGATCCTCTTTGAGATTGATGCGGCCGCCGGTGACACCAGGGGGCCTTTTAAGACCGAAGAGCTTCTGGAGCGTGCAGGACCGCGGGAGAAGGTTTACTTTAATCCTGCACATGTCCATGCCGCTGTTGTCACCTGTGGAGGTTTATGCCCCGGCTTGAACAATGTGGTCAGGGCCATCGTCCGGTGCCTTTGGTACAGCTATGGTATAAAGCGTATTACCGGCATCAAAAACGGGTATCGCGGTTTTCTTTCCGAAAGTAATTTCAGTACCCTGGAGCTCGATCCCGAGTATGTCGATGATATTCAGGCCCGAGGCGGTACCGTTCTTGGCTCGGCCCGGGGTGGTGGAGACAGGGTCGGGGAAATTGCCGATGCAATCGAACGCCTGAATATTAATATGCTTTTTACTATTGGAGGCGACGGTACCCAACGGGGGGCACTTGAGATTGCCGAAGAATTGGAACGGCGAGCTCTGCGGGTTTCCGTGATTGGCATTCCGAAGACTATCGATAATGACCTCTCCTTTATTCAGCGTTCTTTCGGGTTTGAAACAGCGGTGGAAAAGGCTGTCGATGTTGTTCGAGGTGCCCATGTCGAAGCACATGATACCATCAATGGTATCGGCTTGGTAAAAGTGATGGGGCGGGAAAGTGGGTTTATTGCAGCCTATGCCGCGCTTGCCATGAGTGATGTTAATTTTTGCCTTATTCCCGAGAGTCCCTTTGATCTGGATGGTCCGAACGGCCTATTGGAAAGCCTGCGAAAACGCCTGCTTGATCGAAATCATGCGGTCATTTTGGTTGCAGAGGGAGCCGGGCAGGAGCTTGTTTCGGAAACGGGAGAGACAGATCTCTCCGGTAATAAGCGTCTTGCCGATATCGGGGTGTTTTTGAAGGAAAAAATCAAAGCATACTTTAAATCCATCGACATGGAAGTAAATATTAAGTATATCGATCCCAGTTACATTATTCGGAGTTCTCCGGCAAACCCCAACGATTCGATTTACTGCAGCAGGCTGGGCGCCCACGCGGTCCATGCGGCCATGGCCGGTAAGACGAAAACGTTGATGAGCATGGTGAACAATACTTTTGTCCATCTTCCCATGCGGGTTGCGGTTTCTAAGCGTAAACACGTCAATACCGAAGGAAGTCTGTGGCGTGATGTGGTTGAAAATACTCGGCAGCCGGTTAATATGTGTGACAAGGGCGAAAAAACACATGAAAAGGGTATGAAGCAGGAAGGGAAGAAGTAA
- a CDS encoding glucose-6-phosphate isomerase: MEKTNISYIDLDQAKAFKALETLSPLSLEKLLTTSAIDEKTAASGAGLSYNYAAMPVGEKQLELLEQLTKEMQLIEKFRLLACGGVMNTGERRKVLHHLCRGELAGTVIAEDGQDIGAFYREQQRRFSDFAGKVHAGEITGSTGKAFTTVLQIGIGGSDLGPRALYLALEGAVEAKMKGLFISNVDPDDAAAVLSGIDPERTLFILVSKSGTTQETLTNRDLVLSWLESKGIPGLKPGKQMVAVTSATSPLAGSDTLLDSFYIDDFIGGRYSSTSAVGGVILSLAFGSEVFDRLLKGAAETDAIALNAPFRENAPLLDAAIGLYLRNILHYPVTAVLPYSQALSRFPAHLQQLDMESNGKRVNRDGKSLGYSTGPVVFGEPGTNGQHSFYQLLHQGTDIIPLQFIGFKKSQRGEDRNDEAGISSQRKLNANLAAQIIAFAKGKEDENPNKSFPGGRPSSLLVGDRLSPEVLGALLAHFENKVMFQGFLWNINSFDQEGVQLGKILTKKLLSGETKDQELLAFDTLLR, encoded by the coding sequence ATGGAGAAAACAAACATATCATATATTGACCTCGATCAGGCAAAGGCTTTCAAAGCCCTTGAAACACTTTCGCCTCTTTCTCTGGAAAAGCTGCTTACCACTTCCGCAATCGACGAGAAAACAGCCGCCTCGGGGGCTGGTCTCAGCTACAATTATGCAGCCATGCCAGTCGGAGAGAAGCAGCTCGAACTGCTCGAACAACTGACCAAAGAGATGCAGCTCATCGAAAAATTCCGCCTTCTTGCCTGCGGCGGGGTGATGAATACCGGCGAAAGGCGTAAGGTGCTCCATCACCTTTGCAGGGGAGAACTGGCCGGCACGGTGATTGCTGAAGACGGCCAGGACATTGGAGCCTTTTATCGCGAACAGCAGAGACGATTTTCCGACTTTGCCGGCAAGGTGCACGCCGGGGAGATCACCGGCTCCACGGGAAAGGCTTTTACCACGGTGCTCCAGATCGGCATCGGAGGCTCTGACCTCGGCCCGCGTGCCCTCTACCTCGCCCTGGAGGGAGCCGTGGAAGCCAAAATGAAGGGGTTGTTCATCAGCAATGTCGATCCCGACGACGCTGCGGCCGTGCTTTCGGGCATCGACCCCGAACGTACCCTCTTCATTCTGGTTTCCAAGAGCGGGACCACCCAGGAGACCCTTACGAACCGGGATCTGGTACTTTCATGGCTGGAATCAAAGGGAATTCCCGGTCTGAAACCTGGAAAGCAGATGGTGGCCGTTACCAGCGCAACCAGTCCCCTTGCAGGCTCCGATACGCTTCTGGATAGTTTTTATATCGATGATTTCATCGGAGGACGCTACTCTTCAACCAGCGCCGTCGGAGGAGTCATCCTTTCCCTCGCCTTTGGTTCCGAAGTCTTTGATAGACTGCTCAAAGGGGCGGCTGAAACCGATGCAATCGCTCTAAACGCCCCATTTCGGGAAAATGCGCCCCTTCTGGACGCAGCAATCGGCCTCTATCTTAGAAACATCCTTCACTATCCGGTTACCGCAGTGCTTCCTTACAGTCAGGCCCTTAGCCGATTTCCTGCCCATCTTCAGCAGTTGGATATGGAAAGTAACGGTAAAAGGGTGAATCGAGACGGGAAATCGCTGGGCTACTCCACCGGACCTGTGGTTTTCGGAGAACCGGGAACCAACGGACAACACAGCTTCTACCAGCTTCTTCATCAGGGAACCGACATAATTCCTCTCCAGTTTATCGGATTCAAAAAAAGTCAGCGTGGAGAGGACCGAAACGACGAGGCGGGAATCAGCAGCCAAAGGAAATTGAACGCGAACCTCGCCGCACAAATCATCGCCTTCGCAAAGGGCAAAGAAGATGAGAATCCGAACAAAAGCTTTCCGGGAGGACGCCCCTCAAGCCTGTTGGTCGGCGACCGCTTGTCTCCCGAAGTGTTAGGAGCTCTGTTGGCCCACTTTGAAAACAAGGTCATGTTTCAGGGCTTCCTCTGGAATATCAACTCTTTCGACCAGGAAGGGGTCCAGTTGGGTAAGATTCTAACGAAAAAGCTCCTTTCGGGAGAAACAAAAGACCAGGAACTCTTGGCCTTCGACACACTACTTCGCTAA
- a CDS encoding argininosuccinate synthase, with protein sequence MSSEIKKIALAYSGGLDTSIIIPWLKEHYPGSEIVGVCVNVGQDEEWDNMEQKALDSGASKLYIRDVRDEFCDDYLYPLIRSGGIYEGKYYLGTAIARPLQAKHIAEIAMAEGAQAVAHGCTGKGNDQVRFELSFKALAPQLKVIAPWRVWDITSREEAIDYATAHHVPLGNISKKNIYSRDWNIWHMSHEGGDLEDPYNRPQEPMFQLTKSPQNAPDKETEIILQFDKSKPVALNGKKMSFLEILEELNRLGAENGIGRSDVVETRLVGMKSRGVYETPGGTILFAALKELEMITIDPDVLSMKQQMALKYSEVVYSGKWFTSIRRSLDAFMAEACKYVTGEVRLVLYKGNIIVGGRRSPYSLYMADLASFGATSYNHADATGFINLYGLSTGVAAMVHKKMDAETGQAPAMLGTAATFHDK encoded by the coding sequence ATGAGTTCGGAAATTAAAAAGATTGCCCTCGCTTATTCGGGTGGGCTGGACACCAGCATCATTATTCCATGGTTGAAAGAGCACTATCCCGGCAGCGAAATTGTCGGTGTCTGTGTCAATGTCGGACAGGACGAAGAGTGGGACAACATGGAACAAAAGGCCCTCGATTCCGGGGCAAGTAAACTCTACATCAGAGATGTTCGGGATGAGTTCTGTGATGATTATCTCTACCCCCTCATCAGATCAGGCGGAATCTACGAAGGAAAGTATTATCTGGGAACCGCCATCGCACGCCCCCTGCAGGCAAAGCATATTGCGGAAATTGCCATGGCGGAGGGGGCCCAGGCTGTTGCCCACGGCTGTACCGGAAAGGGAAACGATCAGGTTCGCTTCGAATTGAGCTTCAAGGCCCTTGCTCCCCAACTGAAGGTCATCGCCCCCTGGAGGGTCTGGGACATCACCAGCCGTGAGGAGGCCATCGACTATGCCACCGCACACCACGTTCCCCTCGGAAACATCAGCAAGAAAAATATCTACAGCCGTGACTGGAATATCTGGCATATGAGCCACGAGGGTGGAGATCTTGAGGACCCCTACAACAGGCCGCAGGAACCCATGTTCCAGCTTACCAAAAGTCCCCAAAACGCACCGGATAAGGAGACCGAAATCATCCTCCAGTTCGATAAGAGCAAGCCCGTTGCCCTGAACGGTAAAAAGATGAGTTTCCTGGAGATTCTTGAAGAGCTTAACAGGCTTGGGGCCGAAAACGGTATCGGCCGGTCGGATGTGGTGGAGACAAGACTCGTCGGAATGAAGAGCCGGGGAGTCTACGAAACCCCGGGAGGAACGATCCTCTTTGCGGCCCTGAAAGAGCTCGAGATGATCACCATCGATCCCGATGTGCTTTCGATGAAACAGCAGATGGCCCTGAAGTATTCAGAGGTGGTTTACAGCGGAAAGTGGTTCACCTCCATCAGAAGGTCTCTCGATGCCTTCATGGCCGAAGCATGCAAGTATGTAACCGGTGAGGTTCGGCTTGTACTTTATAAGGGGAACATCATCGTCGGAGGCAGACGTTCACCCTATTCGCTTTACATGGCGGATCTCGCCTCTTTCGGCGCGACAAGCTATAATCACGCCGATGCGACCGGATTCATCAACCTCTACGGCCTCTCTACGGGCGTGGCGGCGATGGTCCACAAAAAAATGGATGCGGAAACAGGGCAGGCTCCCGCCATGCTCGGAACCGCTGCAACCTTTCACGATAAATAG
- a CDS encoding M20/M25/M40 family metallo-hydrolase, with amino-acid sequence MEKQINNLIEGLSEYPVKLRSLRDIVLANLVMLGEIPAPTFREQARMDYFVHRLTENQLLNCSTDEVGNGLGILPGENGDRNILIVAHLDTVFDEKIDHTISIHPNRVVGPAVGDNALGVATLVSLPSLMEELDIKLSSNLILMGSARSLGRGNIEGLRFFLDNTDMPISAGVCVEGVKLGRISYSSIGMVRCEIAFRVPEEYDWTRFGAVGSIVTVNELIDRILEIPLPKRPKTSIVLGSINSGRGFNTIATDAVLRLEIRSESGEMVQQLKTQIQNIAEEVSSHNGSEVNIHFLGQRKPGGISFSHPLAENARLIMNSLGITPRISPSTSELSAFIDKNIPAVTLGITDGENLNKRNESIEIEPIYTGIAQLLGLILAIDRGYCNES; translated from the coding sequence ATGGAAAAACAGATAAATAATCTCATTGAAGGCCTTTCGGAGTATCCGGTCAAGCTAAGGTCTTTGCGGGATATCGTCCTTGCGAACCTCGTGATGTTGGGAGAAATTCCGGCTCCGACCTTCCGGGAACAGGCACGAATGGACTACTTCGTTCACCGCCTCACCGAAAATCAGCTCCTCAATTGTTCGACCGATGAGGTAGGAAATGGTTTGGGCATTCTCCCGGGAGAAAACGGTGATCGAAATATCCTCATAGTCGCTCATCTTGATACGGTCTTCGACGAGAAGATCGATCATACAATTTCCATTCATCCCAATCGTGTCGTGGGACCGGCTGTCGGCGACAATGCACTGGGTGTCGCAACATTAGTCTCCCTCCCCTCCCTTATGGAGGAGCTCGACATCAAGCTCAGCAGTAATTTAATTCTGATGGGATCGGCCAGAAGTCTCGGCCGAGGCAATATCGAGGGATTACGCTTTTTCCTCGACAATACCGATATGCCGATTTCGGCGGGGGTGTGTGTGGAAGGAGTAAAGCTTGGGCGGATAAGCTATTCTTCCATCGGTATGGTCCGCTGCGAGATTGCCTTTCGCGTTCCTGAAGAGTACGACTGGACCCGCTTCGGTGCTGTTGGTTCGATCGTAACGGTAAATGAACTGATAGACAGGATTCTCGAGATTCCTCTTCCCAAACGGCCGAAGACAAGTATCGTTCTCGGTTCCATCAACAGCGGAAGGGGATTTAATACCATTGCAACCGATGCGGTATTGCGCCTGGAAATCAGGAGCGAATCGGGAGAGATGGTTCAGCAACTCAAAACCCAAATCCAGAATATTGCCGAAGAGGTATCAAGCCACAACGGCTCCGAAGTGAATATCCATTTTCTCGGGCAAAGAAAGCCCGGCGGTATCTCCTTCTCCCATCCTCTTGCCGAAAATGCCAGGCTCATCATGAACAGTCTGGGAATCACCCCCAGAATAAGCCCCAGCACATCGGAATTGTCGGCCTTTATCGATAAAAACATTCCGGCGGTCACCCTCGGGATCACCGACGGAGAGAACCTAAATAAACGAAATGAGTCCATCGAAATCGAACCAATCTATACTGGGATAGCCCAGCTCCTCGGCTTGATTCTAGCCATCGACAGGGGGTACTGTAATGAATCTTAA
- a CDS encoding EAL domain-containing protein, with amino-acid sequence MIVLISGWSLITFVSLLIVVVLTSGIYFQRESSLLGNMIFMPGAVASFWMLFEALTLLSSHRSEAIFWATGWFLGFLLYQPALLFYFASFDEDRPTKQRRITAVVDLFFVIAGITYFIFMVRTTTLKATENSLTITPAGFLPKPNYHFSWYILYFVLRITVQLRKMGKQLFANVSSAQWRRILWFPLTVACMALLLTDYLSMCGLPLLPIGQVASAAFFFLLFAGVRYRFFFRPSARFAADEILQTMPDPLLVCDTEGHIQVINNAFCEVFDYRPEEIIGKNLFFTENRENRRVVLEAVREEQINGLERILYDRNGNPVHTSLSLSWLHDRDKARAGAIVAVQDIRNYHHALDRLEDLYRRTEAMVQERTKELQETNLALKSEIASRRQAQERLHHAAYHDSLTGLPNREMFTERLQLVFSKYMHRNGAAFALLYIDLDRFKMINDSLGHLSGDMVLQETAVRLGNCLRDVDTIGRMGGDEFVVLMEDIGESRAVIAAAERIIESMKTPFCICIENRVHEISTSASVGITIANPRYINAEEMLRDADLALYRAKELGKNCYEIFNEDIQAGALAHMDIERGLRNALQHDEFELHYQPIINLATKSLAGFEALIRWHHPEKGLLPPASFIPVAEESDLIVEIDRWVLQRSCSEFSQWHKSLSSFQNLPSVSINISARHLAAGRKLIEDIKETLKQSGLSPETLIIEITESAIIKSMDTAKTILNQIKGLGVGLHLDDFGEGYSSVNLLRNVPFDAMKIDRAYVTGMKRENPGSRLLRTIVELGHSMDKSVIAEGIEDPGEATLLESFHCEHGQGFLFSKPIKSEDIGSYMEQFLI; translated from the coding sequence ATGATAGTACTTATTTCCGGGTGGTCTCTTATAACCTTTGTGTCATTGCTTATTGTTGTCGTACTCACTTCCGGGATTTACTTTCAACGAGAAAGCAGCCTCCTGGGAAACATGATCTTCATGCCGGGAGCCGTTGCTTCGTTCTGGATGCTTTTTGAAGCCCTCACCCTCTTATCGTCACACCGAAGTGAGGCAATCTTCTGGGCCACCGGTTGGTTCCTGGGTTTTCTCCTCTACCAGCCAGCTCTTCTTTTTTACTTTGCAAGCTTCGATGAAGATCGCCCAACGAAGCAAAGACGGATTACCGCCGTTGTTGATTTATTCTTTGTGATAGCAGGGATCACCTACTTCATCTTTATGGTGAGGACAACCACGCTTAAAGCTACGGAAAACAGTCTGACAATCACTCCCGCCGGCTTTCTCCCAAAGCCTAATTACCATTTTTCCTGGTATATTCTCTATTTTGTCCTTCGTATAACCGTACAACTGCGTAAAATGGGTAAGCAACTATTCGCCAACGTAAGTAGTGCCCAATGGCGCAGAATTCTCTGGTTTCCCCTTACGGTAGCCTGCATGGCTCTCCTTTTAACGGATTATCTTTCAATGTGTGGTTTGCCGCTGCTTCCCATTGGACAGGTCGCTTCGGCCGCTTTTTTCTTTCTCCTCTTTGCGGGAGTACGATACCGTTTTTTCTTTCGGCCGTCGGCACGTTTTGCTGCCGATGAAATTCTTCAGACCATGCCAGATCCCTTGCTTGTTTGTGATACGGAAGGCCACATTCAGGTAATCAATAATGCATTTTGTGAGGTTTTCGATTATCGTCCGGAAGAAATTATAGGGAAGAACCTTTTTTTCACCGAAAACCGCGAAAATAGAAGGGTCGTGCTCGAAGCGGTACGGGAGGAGCAGATAAACGGCTTGGAACGCATCCTCTATGACCGTAATGGAAATCCTGTTCACACAAGCCTTTCTCTTTCATGGCTCCACGATCGGGACAAGGCCAGGGCGGGGGCTATCGTTGCCGTTCAGGACATCAGAAACTATCATCATGCATTGGACAGACTTGAAGATCTCTATCGCAGGACGGAGGCAATGGTGCAGGAACGGACAAAAGAGCTTCAGGAGACAAATCTCGCTTTGAAAAGTGAAATTGCTTCCAGACGCCAGGCCCAGGAACGGCTTCACCACGCAGCCTATCATGACAGCCTGACGGGATTGCCGAATAGGGAGATGTTTACAGAGCGTTTACAGCTGGTTTTCAGCAAGTATATGCACAGGAACGGTGCCGCTTTCGCCCTTTTATACATCGACCTTGATCGCTTTAAGATGATTAATGATTCGCTGGGGCACCTTTCGGGAGATATGGTGCTCCAGGAAACCGCAGTTCGCCTGGGAAATTGCCTCAGGGATGTCGATACCATCGGAAGAATGGGAGGAGATGAATTTGTCGTCCTGATGGAAGACATTGGAGAAAGTCGAGCGGTGATCGCAGCGGCTGAGCGTATCATCGAAAGCATGAAAACCCCCTTTTGTATTTGTATCGAAAATCGCGTACACGAGATCAGCACCAGTGCCAGCGTCGGCATTACCATTGCCAATCCACGATATATCAACGCCGAGGAGATGTTGCGGGACGCCGATCTTGCCCTTTACCGGGCAAAAGAGCTGGGAAAGAACTGCTACGAAATCTTCAATGAGGATATTCAGGCAGGGGCCCTGGCACATATGGATATAGAACGGGGGCTTAGAAATGCCCTGCAACATGATGAATTCGAGCTCCACTATCAACCAATCATTAACCTTGCCACAAAAAGCCTTGCAGGTTTTGAGGCCTTGATTCGCTGGCATCATCCGGAAAAAGGGCTTTTGCCTCCCGCGTCTTTCATTCCCGTAGCAGAAGAGAGCGATCTTATCGTCGAAATCGATAGGTGGGTACTTCAAAGATCATGCAGCGAATTTTCACAATGGCACAAGTCCCTCTCCTCCTTTCAAAACCTTCCATCGGTGAGTATCAACATCTCTGCCCGCCACCTTGCCGCCGGCAGAAAACTCATTGAGGATATAAAAGAGACCCTTAAGCAAAGCGGGCTATCTCCTGAAACGCTGATCATAGAGATAACCGAAAGCGCAATCATCAAAAGTATGGATACGGCAAAAACGATCTTGAATCAGATAAAAGGTCTGGGGGTCGGGTTACATTTGGACGATTTTGGAGAGGGTTATTCCTCGGTAAACCTCCTCAGGAATGTGCCTTTCGATGCCATGAAAATCGATCGCGCTTATGTCACGGGCATGAAAAGGGAAAATCCGGGGAGCAGACTTCTGAGAACCATCGTTGAACTGGGCCATTCCATGGATAAATCGGTCATAGCAGAGGGGATAGAGGACCCAGGAGAGGCAACACTGTTGGAATCCTTCCACTGTGAGCATGGACAAGGTTTTCTGTTCAGTAAGCCGATAAAAAGCGAAGATATCGGCAGCTATATGGAGCAATTTCTGATATAG
- a CDS encoding methyl-accepting chemotaxis protein, with product MAHTSFPTLRSSERFQAFRVRILINITLVIFVSVFATQLLKMVVEGMTYGVNAFSIIVERIGTLMLFTVLPQILVLDLLLFFYLKPLHKTVLNKFKGEHVDSDEQQRARKILSRLPRIVLLANIFCMQLGSIHEIAKQHLSSTEILFLVLENLASGGVFGMLQNSFNTIILQRPREILGFHSVEKGTREQSLILRQTLVVVFLASFLMLTFIDVGSTVIQGSSQFTDLIEKVVKGDIDLNEARTEYKNGVSAKLNVPADRIDFPLDNAQTERLNPEKIFQIVFITMLIIAFLIQFIASRAQTRQLKSLSRKLEELSTGNADLTRRITITQFDEIGDVADRLNVFLEKLRLMLKDIVQASLEVNDSSKTLEEVLQNTVSATNEMAAAVKQVSVNATRQSSVVNDTKLSLEGMLGSLDTISENVNTQASFVEQTSSAMNEIAASIKSVSQATGRANDLADTLMQVADEGRSAVDNSVQAVKEVEVSSEEVNNIVGVITKIAAQTNMLAMNAAIEAAHAGDAGKGFAVVAEEVRSLAENSSTSAKKITSLINEMVERVNKGVTLSEQAGVSLQRVTADINKTTNLINEIAAAMDEQNSGAEEILEAINSLVDATSQIRSIAHEQKEKNRIIRSSISTLVQIFSEIQQATMDQAEGNENIVEEVSHLKEVATQNREVVTMLSSLLSGFVLDTEKEKGKSKQIEKKETQREVAETETGIRHADMINR from the coding sequence ATGGCACATACGTCGTTTCCTACACTGCGTTCCAGTGAACGTTTTCAGGCATTCAGGGTGAGAATCCTCATAAACATCACACTCGTTATCTTTGTCAGTGTATTTGCAACCCAACTCTTAAAGATGGTGGTAGAGGGAATGACCTATGGGGTCAACGCCTTTTCGATCATCGTGGAGAGGATCGGTACACTTATGTTGTTCACCGTTCTTCCCCAGATTCTTGTTCTTGATTTACTGCTCTTTTTCTATCTCAAGCCCCTTCATAAAACAGTGCTCAACAAATTCAAGGGAGAGCACGTTGATAGCGACGAGCAGCAGCGCGCCAGGAAAATTCTCTCCCGCCTTCCCCGTATTGTGCTCCTTGCAAATATTTTCTGCATGCAATTGGGATCAATTCATGAGATTGCGAAACAGCATCTTTCTTCAACGGAAATACTATTTCTTGTTCTTGAAAATCTGGCCAGCGGCGGTGTGTTCGGAATGCTGCAGAATAGTTTCAACACCATCATTCTTCAACGCCCCAGGGAGATACTTGGATTTCATTCGGTGGAAAAGGGAACCAGAGAGCAAAGTTTGATTCTTAGGCAAACACTGGTAGTGGTTTTTCTGGCCTCTTTTCTCATGTTAACCTTCATTGATGTCGGTAGTACGGTGATACAAGGCAGCTCACAATTTACCGATCTTATTGAAAAGGTCGTTAAAGGCGACATTGATCTGAATGAAGCGAGAACAGAGTACAAAAATGGCGTCTCGGCCAAACTGAATGTGCCGGCGGACCGCATTGATTTTCCTTTGGACAATGCACAGACGGAGCGACTCAATCCCGAAAAGATTTTCCAGATTGTATTTATTACCATGCTGATCATCGCCTTTCTCATTCAGTTTATTGCTTCCCGGGCCCAAACCCGGCAACTAAAAAGCCTGTCGCGTAAGCTTGAAGAATTGTCAACCGGAAACGCAGATCTAACGAGACGAATTACCATCACGCAATTCGATGAGATAGGGGATGTGGCTGATCGTCTCAATGTTTTTCTCGAAAAGCTTCGCTTGATGCTCAAAGATATCGTACAGGCAAGTTTGGAAGTTAACGACTCGAGTAAGACCCTTGAAGAAGTGCTTCAGAACACCGTCAGCGCAACCAATGAAATGGCTGCGGCTGTTAAGCAGGTAAGCGTCAATGCGACTCGTCAGTCCTCGGTTGTAAACGATACAAAGCTGAGTCTCGAGGGCATGCTCGGCAGCCTTGATACCATTAGTGAAAACGTCAATACCCAGGCAAGCTTTGTCGAGCAAACCTCAAGTGCCATGAACGAAATAGCCGCCAGCATAAAATCCGTCAGCCAGGCCACAGGCAGGGCCAACGACCTTGCAGATACCCTCATGCAGGTTGCCGACGAGGGACGATCGGCAGTGGATAACTCTGTGCAGGCTGTAAAAGAGGTAGAGGTCTCTTCAGAAGAGGTAAACAATATTGTCGGGGTTATTACCAAAATAGCGGCACAGACCAATATGCTGGCGATGAACGCAGCCATCGAGGCGGCACATGCAGGTGATGCAGGTAAGGGCTTTGCGGTTGTTGCCGAAGAGGTTCGTTCTCTTGCCGAAAACAGCTCTACGAGTGCAAAGAAGATCACCTCGCTGATCAACGAAATGGTCGAACGGGTCAATAAGGGGGTTACACTCTCCGAACAAGCCGGCGTTTCGCTCCAAAGAGTAACGGCAGACATCAACAAAACCACGAATCTGATAAATGAGATTGCTGCTGCAATGGATGAGCAGAACTCAGGAGCCGAGGAAATTCTTGAGGCGATCAACTCCTTGGTCGATGCAACGAGTCAAATTAGATCAATCGCCCATGAGCAAAAAGAAAAAAATCGCATTATCAGATCTTCAATATCAACCTTGGTCCAGATTTTCTCCGAAATTCAGCAGGCGACTATGGATCAGGCGGAGGGCAACGAAAATATCGTTGAGGAAGTTTCCCACCTAAAGGAAGTCGCCACCCAAAACAGAGAAGTAGTAACAATGCTGTCGAGCCTGCTCTCCGGCTTTGTGTTGGATACGGAGAAAGAAAAGGGAAAAAGTAAGCAGATAGAGAAAAAAGAGACGCAAAGGGAAGTTGCCGAAACGGAAACCGGCATTCGGCATGCCGATATGATAAACCGATAA
- a CDS encoding arginine repressor, producing MKERSQRLRKIRELIRENRIESQEALLERLHDENYKVTQATLSRDLKFLKVGKISDGWSGYYYALPEDENSNESEKGLVQDMHRGVVSMEFSGNLGVIKTRQGHADSVAFALDKLNLPEVLGSVAGDDTIFVVLREGVTKEDLLQTFRERIPEIGA from the coding sequence ATGAAGGAACGTAGCCAACGCCTTCGTAAGATACGGGAACTGATTCGGGAAAACAGGATAGAAAGCCAGGAAGCGCTTTTGGAGCGGCTTCATGATGAGAATTACAAGGTTACCCAGGCGACCTTGAGTCGCGACCTTAAATTTCTCAAGGTGGGTAAGATTTCCGACGGCTGGTCGGGCTACTACTACGCCCTTCCGGAGGATGAAAACTCCAATGAGTCGGAAAAGGGACTTGTCCAGGACATGCATCGGGGGGTGGTTTCCATGGAGTTCTCCGGAAACCTGGGGGTTATCAAAACCCGTCAGGGCCATGCGGACAGTGTCGCCTTTGCCCTGGACAAGCTCAACCTTCCTGAGGTCCTTGGAAGTGTCGCGGGAGACGATACCATCTTTGTCGTGCTCCGGGAAGGTGTGACGAAGGAAGACCTTCTTCAGACCTTCCGGGAACGCATTCCCGAAATAGGAGCCTAA